The Rosa rugosa chromosome 1, drRosRugo1.1, whole genome shotgun sequence genomic sequence TGATAGAAGTACGTTGTTTCCATGACCCCCAcgtccctttccacgtggtgcattgttgccacgtgggtagggatcagcacgtccaaacccctttgcattggagttctttccacctttcatttttccataattagcctcgggaattttctttgtcccagtgggcctgacattgttgttcaaaaaaacctcattatgcctctcagccacttgcagtaggctgatcagcttattgaatgttgtgattcttttgttgtcatattccagcctatactggttcgctagtataagtgctgaagtaggaaaagtggaaagagtcttttcgatcatatcatcttctgtgagttcctttccacatAAATTTAGACGTGCTTTTAGGCGCagcatgtccttgttgaagtcattgacccttttataTTCCAGCAAGTGGATTTCATTCCACTAAAcggtcagttctgggagcaaagtatcgtgaatgttcccaaaacgtcccttaaggcatcccacagttctttgggtgtcttcaactgaagatACTCCCAGAAACatatgtcgcctcagaaacattaaggcatttgctttcaccttattagacGGTACATTGTCTTTGGGGTTGGTAATGGTGgtagtgtagtcttttgccacaaaggcagtttctacatcggaaacccaacggtggtactcaagtccttctgagtccaaaatgtcaaattcaggtcgagttggatcagccatctacataaacaagagggaagatataaattacgcagtcataaagacatccacgtaaattattttccaaaaatatgaattagatttcaaaaccaagattcgtaatggtcacatttttttcgatgctatgtgaaaatgcttTATCACGGTAAGTAAGTatttataatgcgcatgaattttcattatcatggcaaaacgcAATTTTTGTATAGCATTCTAAGTAAGGAATAATCATAGCACGTAATAAAGaataaaacatagcatatataaaaataaataaattacatggcatgctcaaatttcacaaatatacaacaaattatatactacacataataatagcaataatatatcatgcaTAAAATGTAAACAATAGCATAATATAAAGCATGTGTAGGCATAATTTATATAAGCGTAAATAAAAACATGCccaaaatttcataataaaccataaacaataaaatatataatcatgcttaaagataatcatataaaacataaataacagggcatgcttaaaaaaaaaatcaatagtatctaattaaacatgctcaaaagttctaattataaacaattaattataccatagtatgaaattaaataaataaaagagaacatacttggtttggagaaaataaaacaatcctagcgcacgcgcgtgttgatgcaggcgtgcgtagcgatgtttttggcTTGAGAAAACTGGGCCGCTTCCTCTCTTTTCAGTAGTGGGccttgttatttttttctttttttttttcttttctggacCAAAaggcctgttttttttttttttttctctcttgttCCTCCTCCGTCTGGTTTGCAGATGGGTTGCTGACTCAGATCGTGGGCGGCGGCGGGAAGACGGAGTATGCAAGGCCGCGGCTAGGCGAGGTCGGTAGGCTGCTGGGATCGAGGGCGAAGTGCAGCACCGCGAGTATGGGGAGCAGTAGCGACAGAATCGAGGCTGAAGGACGCTGGGATCTGCGGCCGGTGAAGGGCAGGTGCGGGTGGGCTGCGCGGTTGGGTAGGCTGCATGGATGAGCGAACGCCGGGGCTGCTGGGTTGTGCAGGTAGTGGCGGTGCAGAGAGCAATTTCTGGACAAGGCCGGCTGTGGAGCTTCGCGGCcggggaaatttttttttttaggtggcagaaaagaaaagtttttttttttttaagctagGGCTTTTTTCTCTTGGCTatttgctctgagcgtgctgataacgtgtaaaagtaaattgacaattggaattggtctactcattcatttcatagtccctttatatagagagagaattacaacggaaatatcaattacaacgatgacattaaatgctgattgatccgtaattgtgctgattgatggtaatcgctgattccttgatttcctctccgtcagtcgctttgacgaaggcacataatatgtttttcctttaacagaCAGCACattaaaaaaaggattaaatacttgttactcctcatacttttccctgaaaaacagtttggtccctcgccttttaaattaaactgaatagtccttattctctcaaattctcatataacaagtccaaaatgatccgaaatgactattatgcccctcatttcctatttttattaatattttaattttttttctctatttttttaatttttctcccctttttttttatattttctctctccctccctctctccctctctcctggccgcacggtctctctctctctccctcgacctctcttcttcttctcttcctctgcaaccaccggagaacaccagcGCCGCCCTCTCCTCGGGCTCCCCCGCCTCCACCGCCGAGAAGCTCCAGAACGCCATCCGCCTCCTTGAGTCCCAGCTCCGCTCCGAGGTCCTCTCCCACCACTCCGACCTCCTCTCCCAGCTCTCCTCCCTCCAGCACGCCGACCACGCCCTCTCCACCGTCCGATCCTCCGTCCACACCCGATCTGAGCTCTCCGACCCCCTCCGCTCCATCACCGCCCTCACTCTCCAGCTCTCCAACCTCCACGCCACCTCCGAGCTCCTCCACCACACCCTCCGCGCCCTCCGCCTCTCCAAGAAGCTCCGCGACCTCGCCGCCGACCCCGAGAAGATCGATCTCGCCAAGGCCGCCCAGCTGCATTGGGCGGCAGAGAAAATGGCTGCTGTGAGAGTGAGACCACAAGGCTCGTGTTCGATGGTCTTATCGGAGCCATTACACTGCTGCTACAAGTTCAGAGGTGGTGCTACAACGACGCCTTGCTCAGTTTCTTTTgcttcaaagtttcaatctttatgTTGCAAATCACAGTTGCTGGGGAAATTGAATTCCAGAGGTGGGTTTTCCCGGATTGATGTTGTTTCGGGCAGTGAGCTGATCAAGAGGTACGTTGAGAATGGGAATTGCGAGGATGCGATAGTGGTTTATGTTAAAATGCTTCAACTTGGTTTGCCTGTAGCTAAGGAATTTCAGTTCTTTCCGATTTTGATTAAGGCCTTTGGGGGGTTCTGTGATGTGGGCAAGGCTAGGGAGATTCATGGGCATGTGTTGAAATTGGGGGTTTTGGGCGATGTTTACGATGCCAATTCGATTTTGGGGGTTTATTGGAAATGTGGGGAGGTTGAGGATGCGGTTCAGATGTTTGAGAAAATGCCCGAGAGGGATTTGGTGTCTTGGAATACAATGATATCTGGGTTTTGCCATTCAGGGGATTATGTGAGCTCGTTGGGGATGTTTAGTCGGATGGTTCGGGGGGATCATTGGGTGTTGCCTAATCGGGTGGCTTGCCTTTCGGCTCTCACTTCGTGCTCTTCCATTCAGTCTTTGGTTCATGGCAGAGAGATTCATGGCTTTGCTGTGAAGCGCTGGCCACCTccgtgcggccaggagagagggagagagggagggagagagaaaatataaaaaaatggggagaaaaattaaaaaaatagagaaaaaaataaaaataataataaaaataggaaatgaggggcataatagtcatttcggatcattttggacttgttatatgagaatttgatagaataaggactattcagtttaatttaaaaggcgagggaccaaactgtttttcagggaaaagtacgaggagtaacaagtatttaatccttaaaaaaatatacatatatttttaaTTCGGGTGGTTCAGTTTTTCCGGTCGGTTTGAATCACAAAACCGGGTCTGAACCGGAAAAATCCAGTCCAGTTCGGTAAATGCAGTTTTCAGTATTTTTTGCAGCCGGTTCGGTAATTCGGTCTGGTTCGGCCGGTTTTTTAGTCCAAATCGGTTTTTTGCCCACCCCTAAACGAAATTACATGATAACAAGTACCAACCATTtgaaattattttcttttcaaaaacaaaaaaaaaaaccattagaaagtctttgtttcttttcaaaattgggagcttgattaattaatttatcAAATAGAAAATCACTATTCGGTATGATTAACCCGATCACTTGTTGTAAGAAGAGTTTACACATAATTATGAAATTCAtaacaaaatgaaaaataaaaaaagtttgaaaaatcgacgaatttttgttttttcttagaTTTTTTAACGAATCTTATGATAGACAATTAATCACAAATTAGCATTCTCTCTCTATAAATGCACGGTCATTGTGTAAACTTGGCATAGAGTTCATATAGCTAGGTACACTTGCAGTCCTTTAATCAAAAtataattttcagaatttaaacCGAGTGCTAAGAAGTGTTACACTCGTTACACTTGCACACAACAATAAGAAAGCTTATGTTACAAAACAATTAAACACGGAAACTACTAATACAAACAAAGCAATGAAACATAGATCAATATGCAGCAAATTCATATTCAACGCTGCTTAGTTAACGAGATAACCAGGTCAATAAACTGGCAGTTCTCCTTCTCCATGTGATCAAGAACATCTTCTtcaaacctgcaaaacaaatcatccatgGCTTTTTCTCCAAATTCGCTGGCCAGAATAGGTTCTCCCACAGCTCTTATGTCAGTGGATAGTATTGCTGCCCTCGCTTTCTTGTCAAAGCCACAGTTAACTTGTTTTATGTAAAAGTCCCAGTCATTTCTAAAAGTTTCGAGATTTTGTAAAATAAAAGAACCTTCAGCCTCGATCACCTCTTTCACCTCATCCGCTGTTGGCGCATAGTATGGCATATTAAATGTGTCCAATTTTTTCTCTTCAATCAAACCCTGAAAATTCATCATATATATAGTAAGTTAGTGACATAAATTTTTATATCGTACCCTAAAAGAAGAAATGGCACATGCATACATCTAAAACCATGTCATGGAGTTTTAATCCGACAAATTCCCAAATGCTGAGGGGATCATTGCTCCGTATGCTGCCCATGGTTGTGAGGACCATACTACCTCCCGAGACCAGCTCTTGTGCCCGAGACCTCAGAAAGACAGTGAAGTCCCTTTTGAATTGCTCAAAGTATTCGTTAAACACAGCATGTGAGCTTGTCTTGGCTATGTATATGTTCCCCTTGTTCAGTCCTTCTCCTCCTTTCGTTACCAAACCTTTTGGAACCTGTGGATAGAGATCATGTTAAATATCCACTAATTAATCAATCATTGAGGCATATATTAGCATAATAGATTGATTTGAACTAGGATTTTTTGTTTCTAAATTCTAATATTTATGTTTACCACAATATCCATAACGTGATGTTGATCCATTACTTGGAAGTAAATTATGATACTCTAATTTTAAGGCATTTCATAGGAGACTGATGATTAACAAACGAAATTACATAATAATAAGTACCAACCACTAGAaagtattttcttttttaaaaaaaaaaccatgagaaagtctttgtttcttttcaaaattgggagcttttttttttattttgaccaggtagttagctgttagtaactcacacacccatgcagtggtatcccagcgccagaacacctgcaccgacattgcagCGAAAGctagactaatccactgcaccgcagacgcacgaatccAGACTGGGggttcgaacgctagacctggcggttccagactaggccgttcgaccaacacaccacaccacgtggtttcaAAATTGGGAGcttgattaattaatttataAAATAGAAAATCACTATTTGGTATGATTAACCCGATCACTTGTTGTAAGAAGAGTTTACACATAATTATGAAATTCAtaacaaaatgaaaaataaaaaaagcttgAAAAATCgacgaatttttgttttttcttagaTTTTTTAACGAATCTTATGATAGACAATTAATCACAAATTAGCATTCTCTCTCAAGATCCTCCCCCACCCACCAAATTCTTATGAAAAACGTAAGATAAAGGCAGtcgaaaaatataaaataattctTAGCAAAGGAATTCAGCGTCTGCAAGCCTTGTGATATCAGTAGATTAACTAAATGGCTTCCTGCACTCAAAAGAATAGGTATAAATAAAAATCTTGGCATGCGGATAAGACATATTAACCTTAGAGATCCACATAAGAGAATAACTAGAGTGCGCAAAGTGGAGAGAATTGCTGGGAAAAAGCCTGCCGTAGAAAGAACCAGACATCCCTGCAATGAAACATGGTTCGATGTACTTCTTTTCATCAAGTTTCTTATAGAAGTCTGGCAATGACTTGAACACAGTGTTGAAATCGTTTCCGGGAAGATCATTTAAGAATACTTGAAGCGTTGGAGGTTGCCAATTCAATTTTTTGCAGGTTTTATGAATCTTGTCTATGATATTTGAAACGGCAAAAAGGGTATTGGGTCCAGAAGAGCATCCCAAGTCAGCTATTTTCAAGCACTCTGTAGGGAGGTGGGTGTAGCACAGCTTCTCTATGCTTGCATCTACTATTGGCTTCACCCTTGAAATGACTGCTCTCTGAAAGGGGCACGTGGTTACAATATTAATTATATCGATCTTTGTAAGAAAACTTAAGAaacaaaatgagagagagagagagagtaactGGATTCAGCGAGTTGCTTGCATAACTTCTTTTTCCATCTCCACCATTCATGTGAAGGACTTGCTCTACCTCCATATTTTTGCTTTCAAAAATGCTCTTCCTCTTTACATACGAATTCAGCTGCTAGAAGAATTGCATATTTATAGTTGAATGCTTACATATATATTCCTGCCAAGGTTGGTTagttcacatatatatatatatatatatatatatatatatatatatatatatatatatatatatatatatatattttatagtTGAATGCTTACATATATATTCCTGCCAAGGTTGGTTAgttcacacacatatacatatatatatatatatatatatatatatatatatatatatatatatatatatataggatttttctcaggtaaggatgtccttagtttttcttatggaacggatttactgttttcacccactttccgatcacattttcacatcttaaccgttcagtttttaggtcctaatgtatggatcacctctgcaaaattttagccaatttggtgatcgttaaggcgtccaaaactgcaatttacacgaacgaaccgaatctgtcgaaccggaaccgttcgtttacattgttgtaatttgcagttttggatgccttaatgatcaccaatttggctgaaattttgcagaggtgatctatacattagggcctaaaaactgaacggttaagatgtgaaaatttgatcggaaagtgggtgaaaaccggaaattcgtacctaagaaaaactaaggacatccttagtgtagctggactgtatatatatatatatatatatatatttgtgtaaACTTATCAAGACTAGTACTTATTAAACAAAAACCATTACATGCCGACGCGGCTAAGGTTGTTGAAGTTTacacaaataaatatatatatatatatatatatatatttatttatttgtgtaAACTTCAACAaccttatttatttatatatatatatatatatttgtgtagACTTCAACAACCTTAGCCGCGTCGGCATGTAATGGTTTTTGTTTAATAAGTACTAGTCTTGATTTTCTCTACAGTCAGTAAACAACAAAATGAAGACATGTTCGATCTTAAACAAAAACCATCACAtgcaactatatatatattgtatatatattatatataaagaTAGATGAAGATTTTAGAGAAGACGCTCCTCAAATTTGAAAAATGAAggatttttaatattttttactAGTATACAACTTAATTCAATGATATCAACCATTGATTCTTTAGATACATATACAATaattgtgtctacaaaaaataaattaaatacaTAATCATTTAGTCATTAAAAATATGTAAATAAATGTAGTCCGTTAAATAAAATTGGAACGAAACGAAGATGGttctaatcaaatggttaaagtTTGTTTGACTAATTTTTGTGGGATCCATATAGGTGTATGTAACTAGAGAATGAGTCATTCAGATTATAAAACTAAATgtttgttaatgtctaaaagttcggcggtagctgaacctttgttgacgctgatccggtgagcggatcgatacttatgatgctctcaaagcctccgctacctgtcaagtaaaatacaaagggcgtcagagagagaccgcgttgggcggtcttcgactctccgatgcctaagttagtcaatgtatttatgttgacaaagtaacagtaggtaagtattgaatgcgtaattaatgaggagagaggagagaaccttttataggtgaggaagaggttgatcttctctttgtttttgatgtgggactgatatgcttcagttcccagtttcagaagcttctgatgccatcttggcgcgacgcgtggcggcgcgtcggcggcgatctggaggtggtccgacgctgaggctgtagcccgcctggcggtgtgtctgcatgtcattcctttggttggaattagtacctttggcggtacaatgagcgtagctcattagagctaattatgcttgcaaatgtacatgtatgtacaagtcccccaagtccccagtcaaggagggcaatcttggttggggagttgttcggcagtttgaagcgttttcttccgctagacttgcaagagcataattagcgtcagtgcgttgtcaaccgttggttttactgagcaaacgctttataccgttacgggtgggcccctgctaggccccccagggagtcccccactccccggctaagatagaccttcggatggtcggcaaattgtttgttgagggggagctgcacggagcagagggtgttgagtGGCGAActcaatcttagtacccgagtgacgggggtcaacgtgcctgatcagggtcgtcgtagactgttgacaagtccccgtgtcccgtagggacggtctgacggtaacgccgcgtggcggtcgttgtcagagtgaggcgtggcctcgggattcgccgttggcggatatccccccgctgattgcagcaggaagcagcgtccagcaGACGTGCCAGGCGGTACTTCATTGAgagatattgcgctgaacaaagcacgcagcttGCCAGATGAAAAAAaaggggttccgctagaggtgtgcagcggaagacgccccgcttgcaggatggcaaggaagaagttccgctggcgggggtttcgctcagcggagacttcgtcacttggaaggtgacaagggagaagtaccgctggcggggtttcgctcagcggagacttcgtcacttggaaggtgacaggggagaagttccgctggcagggtTTCACTCAGCAgaaacttcgtcacttggaaggtgacacgAGAGAAGtaccgctggcggggtttcgctcagcggagacttcgtcacttggaaggtgacaggggagaagttccgttggcggggtttcgctcagcggagacttcggaggGTTGGGTAAGTCGTCCCAAGTAGTTACTttcaccagacgcttcgtctggtggtggttgacacgtgtccaacccgcaGAGGGTTAGGGTGCgaaggcttgtctcctaagcctggccgtcttctcgccataaatgatagtaattatggattttgtaaccgaggcgacgcctcggttaatccggagagtaagtggaggtctgtgacacgtgtacggctgtcgtgtgatgtcgttttttagcggacggctgagagcgcgctgatgttgacataaaagggggggatacccagcgagatttgacactttggtaaaagcttcaaactcagtCGTCGTCCTCTCGCTCtgttcgtccgagactgaagaaagaggttgccggagcTTGGAGATACCGTTCCCGGAGAAACGACGATCGCACCCCCCTAAGATTACTGTGCACCATCGTATCGTAGGCTTCACCACCGAGGTTGGTATCTGGATTCcccttttccc encodes the following:
- the LOC133729619 gene encoding pentatricopeptide repeat-containing protein At3g16610-like; the encoded protein is MGSSSDRIEAEGRWDLRPVKGSAALSSGSPASTAEKLQNAIRLLESQLRSEVLSHHSDLLSQLSSLQHADHALSTVRSSVHTRSELSDPLRSITALTLQLSNLHATSELLHHTLRALRLSKKLRDLAADPEKIDLAKAAQLHWAAEKMAAVRVRPQGSCSMVLSEPLHCCYKFRGGATTTPCSVSFASKFQSLCCKSQLLGKLNSRGGFSRIDVVSGSELIKRYVENGNCEDAIVVYVKMLQLGLPVAKEFQFFPILIKAFGGFCDVGKAREIHGHVLKLGVLGDVYDANSILGVYWKCGEVEDAVQMFEKMPERDLVSWNTMISGFCHSGDYVSSLGMFSRMVRGDHWVLPNRVACLSALTSCSSIQSLPVR
- the LOC133739905 gene encoding probable jasmonic acid carboxyl methyltransferase 2 translates to MEVEQVLHMNGGDGKRSYASNSLNPRAVISRVKPIVDASIEKLCYTHLPTECLKIADLGCSSGPNTLFAVSNIIDKIHKTCKKLNWQPPTLQVFLNDLPGNDFNTVFKSLPDFYKKLDEKKYIEPCFIAGMSGSFYGRLFPSNSLHFAHSSYSLMWISKVPKGLVTKGGEGLNKGNIYIAKTSSHAVFNEYFEQFKRDFTVFLRSRAQELVSGGSMVLTTMGSIRSNDPLSIWEFVGLKLHDMVLDGLIEEKKLDTFNMPYYAPTADEVKEVIEAEGSFILQNLETFRNDWDFYIKQVNCGFDKKARAAILSTDIRAVGEPILASEFGEKAMDDLFCRFEEDVLDHMEKENCQFIDLVISLTKQR